The following coding sequences lie in one Rhizobium rhododendri genomic window:
- a CDS encoding aldo/keto reductase, with amino-acid sequence MKTRKLGTELTVSAIGLGCMGMSHAYGGQDEQDAIRTLHRAVEIGVTFFDTAEVYGPFANEILVGKGLKSVRDKVTIATKFGFKIDPAKTDSQAMSGLDSRPEHVREVAEASLKRLGVEVIDLFYQHRPDPEVPIEDTAGAVADLIKAGKVRAFGLSEASAEHIRRAHAVQPVSALQSEYSLWTRDPEGEILDTCRELNIGFVPFSPLGRGFLTGKIQNTSEFGEGDFRKNLPRFEAENMAANLALVKLVEEMAAEKGATAAQLALAWVLAKGDFIVPIPGARKITHLEQNTAAADVVLTAEDVTRLDDMLSPDKIAGARYGKPAAWNAKR; translated from the coding sequence ATGAAGACCCGCAAACTCGGAACAGAACTCACCGTCTCGGCCATCGGCCTCGGCTGCATGGGAATGAGCCACGCCTATGGTGGCCAGGACGAGCAGGATGCCATCCGCACCCTGCATCGCGCCGTCGAGATCGGCGTCACCTTTTTCGACACGGCCGAGGTCTATGGCCCCTTCGCCAACGAGATCCTGGTCGGCAAGGGCCTGAAGAGCGTCCGCGACAAGGTGACTATCGCCACCAAATTCGGCTTCAAGATCGATCCGGCCAAGACGGATTCGCAGGCCATGTCCGGGCTCGACAGCCGGCCGGAGCATGTGCGCGAGGTGGCGGAGGCCTCGTTGAAGCGGCTCGGCGTCGAGGTGATCGATCTGTTCTACCAGCACCGCCCCGACCCGGAAGTGCCGATCGAAGACACTGCCGGTGCCGTGGCCGATCTCATCAAAGCCGGCAAGGTCCGCGCTTTCGGCCTCTCGGAAGCGAGCGCTGAGCACATTCGCCGCGCCCATGCCGTGCAGCCGGTCTCGGCGCTACAGAGCGAGTATTCGCTCTGGACCCGCGATCCCGAAGGCGAGATCCTCGATACGTGCCGCGAACTTAACATCGGTTTCGTACCGTTCAGCCCGCTTGGACGCGGCTTCCTGACAGGCAAGATCCAAAACACCTCCGAGTTCGGGGAAGGCGACTTCCGCAAGAACCTGCCACGCTTCGAAGCCGAGAACATGGCTGCCAACTTGGCGCTCGTGAAGCTCGTGGAGGAGATGGCAGCTGAAAAGGGAGCCACTGCCGCGCAGCTGGCGCTCGCCTGGGTTCTGGCCAAGGGCGATTTCATCGTGCCCATTCCCGGCGCCCGCAAGATTACCCATCTGGAGCAGAACACTGCTGCGGCCGACGTCGTGCTGACGGCCGAAGACGTGACGAGACTGGATGACATGCTGTCGCCGGACAAGATCGCCGGGGCGCGCTATGGCAAACCTGCGGCCTGGAATGCAAAGCGCTGA
- a CDS encoding LysR family transcriptional regulator — protein MNRTQLSQLAVFASVAAHRSFRDAAKELAIAPSAVSHAISSLEASLGVRLLARTTRSVAPTEEGQRLLERLRPALDEIGIALEAAIDARDRPAGNLRITAPRFASDILLGPRIGDFLNAYPDITLEIANEDGFIDIVDQGYDAGTRMEESLDADMIAVRISPEMRTVIAASPGYFAKHPIPVHPRDLVAHRCIKRRFSNGSIYRWEFDKDGEALVVAVDGPLIVGEDRLALLAALSGAGLAYLFNIRVEDEVAGGRLVRVLEDWCQPYPGPFLYYPSRRQLRPALRAFIDFFKVGG, from the coding sequence ATGAACAGAACACAGCTCTCGCAACTGGCGGTCTTTGCCTCCGTGGCCGCCCATCGCAGCTTTCGTGACGCCGCCAAGGAGTTGGCGATCGCGCCGTCGGCTGTTAGCCATGCCATATCCAGCCTGGAGGCGAGCCTCGGCGTCCGCCTGCTGGCCCGCACCACCCGCAGCGTCGCGCCGACGGAGGAGGGGCAACGCCTGCTGGAACGCCTGCGCCCGGCGCTCGACGAGATCGGTATTGCGCTGGAGGCGGCCATCGACGCGCGCGACCGGCCCGCCGGCAACCTGCGCATCACCGCGCCCCGGTTCGCCTCGGACATCCTGCTTGGACCCCGCATCGGCGATTTCCTCAATGCCTATCCCGATATCACGCTGGAAATCGCCAACGAGGATGGCTTCATCGACATCGTCGACCAGGGCTATGACGCGGGCACCCGGATGGAGGAAAGCCTCGATGCCGACATGATCGCTGTGCGCATCTCGCCTGAGATGCGCACAGTCATCGCCGCCTCGCCCGGTTATTTCGCAAAGCATCCGATCCCCGTCCATCCCCGCGACCTCGTCGCACACCGCTGCATCAAGCGCCGCTTTTCGAACGGCTCGATCTATCGCTGGGAGTTCGACAAGGACGGAGAGGCTCTGGTGGTCGCGGTCGACGGGCCGCTCATCGTCGGTGAGGATAGGCTTGCGCTACTGGCAGCGCTCAGCGGCGCCGGTCTAGCCTATCTCTTCAACATCCGCGTCGAGGACGAGGTGGCCGGCGGGCGGCTGGTCAGAGTGCTGGAGGACTGGTGCCAGCCCTATCCCGGTCCCTTCCTTTATTACCCGAGCCGCCGGCAACTGCGTCCGGCGTTGCGCGCCTTCATCGATTTCTTCAAGGTCGGCGGCTGA
- the pheT gene encoding phenylalanine--tRNA ligase subunit beta produces MKFTLSWLKDHLDTEATLDEICTRLTEIGLEVDAVDDKAAFKPFVIAKVLSAEKHPQADRLKVLMVDTGADKPVQVVCGAPNARAGMIGAFAPAGTYVPGIDVTLTVGNIRGVESHGMMCSEKELQISDNHDGIIDLAADAPVGSSYATYAGLDDAMIDVNLTPNRPDCTSIYGIARDLAASGLGTLKTRAAPAFPIEGETPVKVTLDLDDPRLCPGFALRLVRGVKNGPSPAWMQQRLMAIGLRPISALVDITNYMTFDQGRPMHVFDAAKVKGDLTVRRARDGESVLALDTREYKLSGNNVVIADDNGIESIGGIMGGEHSGCDENTTDVLIESALWDAMNIAKSGRGLGIITDARYRFERGVDPEYMLPGLERTTELVLEICGGTAAKANVVGYTPYEPKIVEFPFAEIKRLTGLEVSTTESTEILTRLGFKVSGSGERVSVAVPSWRPDVDGKADLVEEVMRIHGVDNIKPTPLESHAAVNGKILTTLQIRTRTAKRALASRGMLEAVMWSFISTDQAKLFGGGSDTLRLANPIAADMSDMRPSLLPGLLSAAQRNADKGYGDVALFEVSGTYENDRPEGQRRVAGGIRRGTATLSGAGRLWSNATKGGGKPVDVFDAKADALAVIEACGLPMGNIQIEHGGPDWYHPGRSGTIKMGPKVVLGYFGEFHPKTLEALDVSGALCGFEVFLDVMPEPKRKPTRTKPALELSPLQVVKRDFAFVVDKTVEAGAIIRAASGADRKLVTSVNVFDVFEGASLGDGKKSVAIEVQIQPAERTLTDQDFDALTQKIVANVTKTTGGVLRG; encoded by the coding sequence ATGAAATTCACGCTCTCCTGGCTGAAAGATCACCTCGACACCGAGGCGACGCTTGATGAGATCTGTACGCGCCTGACCGAGATCGGGCTTGAAGTCGATGCTGTCGATGACAAGGCGGCGTTCAAGCCGTTCGTTATCGCCAAGGTGCTGTCGGCTGAAAAGCATCCGCAGGCCGACCGGCTGAAGGTGCTGATGGTCGATACCGGCGCGGACAAGCCCGTGCAGGTCGTCTGTGGCGCGCCGAATGCTCGGGCTGGGATGATCGGCGCCTTCGCCCCCGCCGGTACCTATGTGCCCGGCATCGATGTGACGCTGACGGTTGGCAATATCCGTGGTGTTGAAAGCCATGGCATGATGTGCTCCGAGAAGGAGCTGCAGATTTCCGACAATCATGACGGTATTATCGACTTGGCAGCAGATGCACCGGTCGGTTCGAGCTATGCCACTTACGCCGGCCTTGACGATGCCATGATCGACGTCAACCTGACGCCGAACCGGCCGGATTGCACCTCGATCTACGGCATTGCCCGCGATCTCGCCGCTTCCGGCCTCGGCACGCTGAAGACCCGCGCGGCGCCTGCGTTCCCCATCGAGGGCGAAACGCCGGTCAAGGTGACGCTCGATCTCGATGACCCCAGGCTTTGCCCCGGCTTCGCGCTCCGCCTGGTGCGTGGCGTGAAGAACGGCCCGAGCCCGGCCTGGATGCAGCAGCGGCTGATGGCGATCGGCCTCAGGCCGATCAGCGCGCTGGTCGATATCACCAATTACATGACCTTTGACCAAGGCCGTCCCATGCACGTTTTCGACGCTGCCAAGGTCAAGGGCGACCTGACCGTGCGCCGTGCCCGCGACGGAGAATCCGTCCTCGCGCTGGATACCCGAGAATACAAGCTTTCCGGCAACAATGTCGTCATCGCTGACGACAACGGTATCGAGTCCATCGGTGGCATCATGGGCGGCGAGCACTCGGGCTGCGACGAGAACACCACCGACGTGCTGATCGAATCCGCACTGTGGGATGCCATGAACATCGCCAAGTCCGGCCGCGGCCTCGGCATCATCACCGATGCCCGTTATCGTTTCGAGCGCGGCGTCGATCCCGAATACATGCTGCCGGGTCTCGAGCGCACCACGGAACTGGTGCTGGAGATCTGCGGCGGCACTGCTGCCAAGGCCAATGTCGTCGGCTACACGCCCTACGAGCCCAAGATCGTCGAGTTCCCCTTCGCCGAAATCAAGAGGCTGACCGGGCTTGAGGTCTCCACCACCGAGAGCACCGAAATCCTGACGCGCCTTGGCTTCAAGGTCTCGGGCTCCGGCGAGCGCGTCTCGGTTGCCGTCCCCTCCTGGCGCCCGGATGTCGATGGCAAGGCTGATCTCGTCGAAGAGGTCATGCGTATCCACGGCGTCGATAATATCAAGCCGACGCCTCTCGAAAGCCATGCCGCCGTCAACGGCAAGATCCTGACGACGCTGCAGATTCGCACCCGCACCGCTAAGCGTGCGCTGGCCTCGCGCGGCATGCTGGAAGCGGTCATGTGGTCGTTCATCTCGACGGACCAGGCTAAGCTGTTCGGCGGCGGATCCGATACCCTCAGGCTCGCGAACCCTATCGCCGCCGATATGTCCGATATGCGCCCGTCGCTGCTGCCGGGCCTGCTGAGCGCTGCCCAGAGAAATGCCGACAAGGGCTACGGCGACGTCGCGCTGTTCGAAGTTTCCGGCACCTACGAGAACGACCGGCCGGAAGGCCAGCGGCGTGTCGCCGGCGGCATTCGCCGGGGCACGGCGACGCTTTCAGGCGCCGGTCGCCTCTGGTCCAACGCCACCAAGGGCGGTGGCAAGCCGGTCGATGTGTTCGATGCCAAGGCCGATGCCCTGGCCGTCATCGAGGCTTGCGGGCTGCCGATGGGCAATATCCAGATCGAGCATGGCGGGCCGGATTGGTATCACCCGGGTCGCTCAGGTACCATCAAGATGGGCCCAAAGGTCGTGCTCGGCTATTTCGGCGAGTTCCATCCGAAGACGCTGGAGGCACTCGATGTGTCTGGCGCTCTCTGTGGCTTCGAGGTGTTCCTCGACGTCATGCCCGAGCCGAAGCGCAAGCCAACGCGGACCAAGCCGGCGCTCGAGCTTTCGCCCTTGCAGGTGGTCAAGCGTGACTTCGCATTTGTCGTCGACAAGACGGTGGAAGCTGGAGCGATCATCCGGGCGGCATCCGGCGCAGATCGCAAGCTGGTAACGTCGGTCAACGTCTTCGACGTGTTCGAAGGGGCTTCGCTCGGCGATGGCAAGAAATCCGTTGCCATCGAAGTGCAGATTCAGCCGGCTGAGCGCACGTTGACCGATCAGGATTTCGACGCGCTGACCCAGAAGATCGTCGCCAACGTCACCAAGACGACCGGTGGCGTCTTGCGCGGCTGA
- a CDS encoding GNAT family N-acetyltransferase, whose product MTVTIREARPEDEVRWRALWADYLAFYGVGISDDITDLTWRRVFDPASAIFMRVAVVDDVVMGFALCLTHEGTWTSGLDCYLEDLFVDAEVRGRGVGQALLDDLVALSKASGWTRLYWHTDETNSTARKLYDRFVQSDGHIRYRITL is encoded by the coding sequence ATGACGGTGACGATCCGAGAAGCCAGGCCTGAAGACGAGGTCCGCTGGCGCGCACTCTGGGCCGACTACCTCGCTTTCTATGGCGTTGGCATCTCGGACGACATCACCGATCTCACTTGGCGCCGGGTTTTCGACCCGGCGTCGGCGATCTTCATGCGAGTGGCCGTTGTCGATGACGTGGTGATGGGCTTCGCCCTTTGCCTGACCCACGAAGGTACGTGGACCTCAGGTCTCGATTGCTACCTCGAAGACCTGTTCGTCGACGCGGAAGTGCGTGGCAGGGGCGTAGGTCAGGCACTGCTCGACGACCTCGTGGCACTTTCCAAAGCCAGCGGCTGGACGCGGCTCTACTGGCACACGGACGAGACCAACAGCACTGCGCGCAAGCTATACGACCGCTTCGTCCAGAGCGACGGCCACATACGCTATCGCATCACACTCTGA
- a CDS encoding Gfo/Idh/MocA family protein, protein MLRFGILSTAKIGRELVVPAIQDAENCVVTAVASRELARAREMADRFSIPHAFGSYEEMLASDKIDAVYIPLPTSQHVEWSIKAADAGKHVLCEKPIALKAAEIDSLIAARDRNKVLVSEAYMVVYTPVWKKVRELLAEGAIGRLRHVQGAFTYFNRDAGNMRNIPALGGGGLPDIGVYPSITTRFATGKEPQRIQAVTERDPEFGTDMYSSVKADFGDFEMSFYISTQMASRQIMVFHGTDGFIEVKSPFNADRYGAEEVELANRSHGQSQIFRFPDSRQYKLEAEAFADAATGGASEVVTLESSKKNQAMIDAIYRASEKDGWETV, encoded by the coding sequence ATGTTGCGTTTTGGAATTCTGTCGACGGCCAAGATCGGTCGCGAACTCGTGGTGCCGGCCATTCAGGATGCGGAAAACTGCGTAGTCACCGCCGTTGCCAGCCGCGAGCTCGCTCGCGCTCGAGAAATGGCGGACCGCTTCTCCATTCCGCACGCCTTCGGCTCCTACGAGGAGATGCTCGCCTCCGACAAGATTGACGCCGTCTACATTCCGCTTCCGACATCGCAGCATGTCGAGTGGTCGATCAAGGCCGCCGATGCAGGCAAGCACGTGCTCTGCGAAAAGCCGATCGCCCTCAAGGCTGCCGAGATCGACAGCCTGATTGCTGCCCGTGATCGCAACAAGGTGCTGGTGAGCGAAGCTTACATGGTGGTGTATACGCCGGTCTGGAAGAAGGTGAGGGAACTGCTTGCCGAGGGCGCCATCGGCCGCCTGCGGCATGTGCAGGGCGCTTTCACCTATTTTAATCGCGATGCCGGCAACATGCGAAACATTCCAGCACTCGGCGGCGGCGGCCTCCCTGATATCGGCGTCTACCCGTCGATCACCACACGCTTTGCCACGGGCAAGGAGCCGCAGCGCATCCAGGCGGTCACCGAGCGCGATCCCGAGTTCGGCACTGACATGTACTCCAGCGTCAAGGCCGATTTCGGCGACTTCGAGATGAGCTTCTACATCTCGACGCAGATGGCCAGCCGGCAGATCATGGTCTTCCACGGCACGGACGGCTTCATCGAGGTGAAATCGCCGTTCAATGCTGACCGCTACGGCGCTGAAGAGGTCGAGCTTGCCAACCGCAGCCACGGGCAGTCGCAGATCTTCCGCTTCCCCGACAGCCGCCAGTACAAGCTGGAGGCGGAGGCCTTCGCCGATGCTGCTACCGGTGGGGCTTCAGAGGTGGTGACGCTGGAAAGCTCGAAGAAGAACCAAGCGATGATCGACGCGATCTACCGCGCCAGCGAAAAAGACGGCTGGGAAACAGTCTGA
- a CDS encoding aldo/keto reductase, translating to MQMRPLGKTGLSISPIVFGGNVFGWTADEKTSFDILDAFFGAGFNTIDTADVYSRWVPTNKGGDSEEIIGKWLKQGHVARDKAIIITKVGSEMGPGKKGLKESYILKAVEDSLRRLQTDYIDLYLSHWADPETPYEETLGAYAKLRQQGKIRAVGCSNLDAAQLQASLDAAEKAGVQRYDVLQPEYNLYDRGSFEGPLADLCMREDIGVITYFSLASGFLSGKYRSKADTEGKARQDRVAKYLDDKGLRILSALDTVAKETGATPAEISLAWLQQKKAVTAPIASATSLAQLEALVKSAQLTLSPEAMALLDKAGA from the coding sequence ATGCAGATGCGCCCACTCGGTAAAACAGGACTTTCAATTTCGCCAATCGTCTTCGGCGGCAATGTCTTCGGCTGGACTGCCGATGAGAAGACGTCCTTCGACATTCTCGACGCCTTCTTCGGCGCCGGCTTCAACACCATCGATACGGCCGACGTCTATTCGCGCTGGGTGCCCACCAACAAAGGTGGCGATTCTGAAGAGATCATCGGCAAGTGGCTGAAACAGGGGCATGTGGCGCGCGACAAGGCGATCATCATCACCAAGGTGGGCTCAGAAATGGGCCCCGGCAAAAAGGGCCTGAAGGAAAGCTACATCCTGAAGGCGGTGGAAGATTCGCTGAGGCGGCTGCAGACCGACTACATCGACCTCTATCTATCCCATTGGGCCGACCCGGAGACGCCGTACGAGGAAACTCTGGGTGCCTATGCCAAGCTGCGCCAGCAGGGCAAGATCCGCGCGGTCGGCTGCTCCAATCTCGACGCGGCGCAATTGCAGGCCTCGCTGGATGCTGCAGAAAAGGCCGGCGTCCAGCGCTACGACGTGCTGCAGCCGGAATACAATCTCTATGATCGCGGGAGTTTCGAAGGCCCGCTTGCCGACCTCTGCATGCGTGAAGACATTGGCGTCATCACCTATTTCAGCCTGGCGTCGGGCTTCCTCTCCGGCAAATACCGCAGCAAAGCCGACACCGAGGGCAAGGCACGCCAGGACAGGGTAGCAAAGTATCTGGACGACAAGGGACTTCGAATCCTGTCGGCGCTCGATACCGTCGCCAAGGAGACAGGGGCAACCCCCGCGGAGATTTCGCTCGCCTGGCTGCAGCAGAAAAAGGCCGTGACGGCGCCGATTGCTTCAGCGACCAGCCTTGCGCAGCTGGAGGCTTTGGTGAAGTCTGCGCAGCTGACATTGTCGCCTGAGGCGATGGCCCTGCTCGACAAGGCAGGCGCATAA
- a CDS encoding DUF3422 family protein: protein MSKRSFSFPSAEIRAKAIGEIHSRPYTLLALPRVVFQIAFLTEANFTADHAILTDLSLGQGVPAPAADSSHHTMTWGGGTLRWERHTEFSTYFWDTPAPAKFGGDIPINPFGSRFVAPGPFISGVRIEIRPATEVSVDVIENFDLTSLCQSTVADGKATIVTDFRQDGDGLTKFLILDRGMTDAARGMLTQRILDIETYRTLAMMGLPLAQTLSPEIRQIENSFTAITQGMKQHARDEADAMLAEITRLAAELEANAALSLYRFGASRAYYDIVLDRVAMLAEKGLPGNETLGAFLQRRLAPAMRTCQSVEVRQANLSSKLARASGLLRSWIDVDLQKFNTEILASMDKRAHLQLRLQQTVEGLSVAAISYYVIGLVGYLAKVIHAIGLNISSDTLTGASVPFVIVGVWLTVRRIRSRHSDDPVRASDKPRSIN, encoded by the coding sequence GTGTCGAAGCGCAGTTTTTCCTTCCCCAGTGCCGAGATTCGCGCAAAGGCGATCGGTGAGATCCATTCGAGGCCCTATACGCTGCTCGCACTTCCGCGCGTCGTCTTCCAGATTGCCTTCCTGACGGAAGCAAATTTCACTGCCGACCACGCAATCCTCACGGATCTGTCGCTAGGGCAGGGTGTTCCGGCTCCGGCTGCCGATTCCAGCCATCATACGATGACCTGGGGTGGCGGCACGTTGCGCTGGGAGCGTCATACGGAATTCTCGACCTATTTCTGGGACACCCCGGCTCCCGCGAAATTCGGCGGCGATATCCCGATCAATCCCTTTGGATCCCGCTTTGTAGCGCCCGGTCCGTTCATCTCCGGTGTCCGCATCGAGATCCGGCCTGCCACAGAGGTATCGGTTGATGTGATCGAGAATTTCGACCTGACCAGTCTCTGTCAGAGCACCGTGGCGGACGGCAAGGCGACGATCGTGACCGACTTCCGCCAAGATGGTGATGGCCTCACCAAGTTCCTGATCCTCGACCGCGGTATGACGGATGCCGCCCGTGGCATGCTCACTCAGCGTATTCTCGATATCGAGACCTATCGCACGCTGGCGATGATGGGTTTGCCGCTTGCGCAGACCCTTTCCCCCGAGATCCGCCAGATCGAGAACAGCTTCACCGCCATCACCCAGGGCATGAAGCAGCACGCGCGTGACGAAGCCGATGCGATGCTCGCCGAGATCACCCGCCTTGCTGCCGAACTGGAGGCAAATGCGGCGCTGAGCCTCTATCGATTCGGCGCCAGCCGCGCCTATTACGACATCGTCCTTGATCGTGTCGCCATGCTGGCGGAGAAGGGATTGCCCGGCAACGAGACGCTCGGTGCTTTCCTGCAGCGGCGCCTGGCGCCGGCCATGCGAACATGCCAGTCCGTTGAAGTGCGGCAGGCCAACCTCTCGAGCAAACTGGCGCGCGCCAGCGGCCTGCTGCGCAGCTGGATCGACGTCGACCTGCAGAAGTTCAACACCGAAATTCTGGCATCGATGGACAAGCGGGCGCATCTGCAGCTGCGCTTGCAGCAAACGGTGGAAGGCCTGTCGGTAGCTGCCATTTCCTATTATGTCATCGGCCTGGTCGGCTATCTCGCCAAGGTCATCCACGCCATCGGTCTCAATATTTCGTCCGATACGCTGACGGGTGCCTCGGTGCCGTTCGTGATTGTCGGCGTCTGGCTTACGGTCCGGCGCATCCGGAGCCGGCATAGCGATGATCCCGTGCGTGCATCAGACAAACCCCGCTCCATCAACTAA
- a CDS encoding DUF3072 domain-containing protein: MIDEHNPKTDPDPSSNTEKDPDDWVTGDEPMTGAQKSYLKTLTEQAHEPDAFSEELSKAEASKRIDEIKSRMQKQH, encoded by the coding sequence ATGATAGACGAGCACAATCCAAAGACCGATCCGGACCCTTCCTCCAACACGGAAAAGGATCCGGACGACTGGGTCACCGGCGACGAACCGATGACCGGTGCCCAGAAGTCCTATTTGAAAACGTTGACGGAACAGGCGCACGAGCCGGATGCTTTTTCCGAAGAGCTCTCCAAGGCAGAGGCGTCCAAGCGTATCGACGAGATCAAGAGCCGGATGCAAAAACAACACTGA
- a CDS encoding GtrA family protein encodes MKKLFWFAIAGSIGFVVDGGLLMLLLHFTPIGPFGARAISIPSAMLATWFFNHSFTFEKSSQSLAVEGFRYGSVGVVSALINYGIYSGLLITIPILRPTFALVMASAAATAFSFFGYSRFVFRR; translated from the coding sequence ATGAAAAAACTGTTTTGGTTTGCCATCGCCGGCAGTATCGGCTTCGTCGTCGATGGTGGCCTGCTGATGCTGCTCCTGCATTTCACCCCGATTGGGCCTTTTGGCGCCCGTGCCATCAGCATTCCGTCGGCGATGCTGGCGACCTGGTTCTTCAACCACAGCTTTACCTTCGAAAAATCCAGCCAGTCGCTGGCCGTCGAGGGGTTTAGGTACGGCTCGGTGGGAGTTGTTTCGGCGCTGATCAATTACGGCATCTATTCCGGGCTGCTGATCACCATCCCGATCCTGCGTCCGACCTTTGCCTTGGTAATGGCCTCGGCGGCGGCGACGGCGTTCAGCTTTTTCGGCTATTCCCGCTTCGTCTTCCGCCGCTGA